The Micromonospora sp. Llam0 genome contains a region encoding:
- a CDS encoding glutathionylspermidine synthase family protein, translated as MRRETCRPRPDWDATVRQQGLVYADTELPNGSVMSYWDESACYAFDLPEVLRLEEATEELHRMAVTAAEYVVTHRRYADFGIPAWAADAVARSLREQPPSLYGRFDLWYDGSWPPKLLEYNADTPTALVEAAIVQWYWLEDTRPQLDQWNSLHERLVAGWAQIKAGMYHPTLHVTWSSEEETGEDLMTAGYLAETARQAGLTAELLPMLDVGWDGRRFVDAADQPITTCFKLYPWEWMLAEPYGRLALEPGTPTTWIEPAWKLLLSNKALLAVLWELFPDHPYLLPAYLDGPRAMPEYVAKPLLGREGAAVRIVTAAGEIESPGDYGAEGWCYQEFRALPAFDGNHLVLGSWVVDGESAGAGLRESSGLITDGYARFLPHYVAAHRAI; from the coding sequence CGGTGATGTCCTACTGGGACGAATCCGCCTGCTACGCCTTCGACCTGCCGGAGGTGCTGCGGCTGGAGGAGGCGACCGAGGAGCTGCACCGGATGGCGGTGACGGCGGCCGAGTACGTGGTGACGCACCGGAGGTACGCCGACTTCGGCATTCCGGCGTGGGCCGCCGACGCCGTCGCCCGGTCGTTGCGCGAGCAGCCACCGAGTCTGTACGGCCGGTTCGACCTCTGGTACGACGGCTCCTGGCCGCCGAAGCTGTTGGAGTACAACGCCGACACCCCCACCGCCCTGGTCGAAGCCGCGATCGTGCAGTGGTACTGGCTGGAGGACACCCGACCGCAGCTCGACCAGTGGAACAGCCTGCACGAACGGCTGGTGGCGGGCTGGGCGCAGATCAAGGCCGGGATGTACCACCCGACGCTGCACGTCACCTGGTCGAGCGAGGAGGAGACCGGCGAGGATCTGATGACCGCCGGCTACCTCGCCGAGACCGCCCGCCAGGCCGGGCTGACCGCCGAGCTGCTGCCGATGCTGGACGTCGGCTGGGACGGCCGACGCTTCGTTGACGCCGCCGACCAGCCGATCACCACCTGCTTCAAGCTCTACCCGTGGGAGTGGATGCTGGCCGAGCCGTACGGGCGGCTGGCGCTCGAACCGGGCACCCCGACCACCTGGATCGAGCCGGCCTGGAAGCTGCTGCTGTCGAACAAGGCGCTGCTGGCGGTGCTCTGGGAGCTGTTTCCGGACCACCCGTACCTGCTGCCGGCGTACCTGGACGGACCGCGCGCGATGCCGGAGTACGTCGCCAAGCCGCTGCTCGGCCGGGAAGGCGCGGCGGTACGGATCGTGACCGCTGCCGGCGAGATCGAAAGTCCGGGCGACTACGGTGCCGAAGGCTGGTGCTACCAGGAGTTCCGGGCGCTGCCGGCGTTCGACGGCAACCATCTGGTGCTGGGCAGCTGGGTGGTGGACGGCGAGTCGGCCGGTGCCGGGTTGCGGGAGAGTTCCGGTTTGATAACCGACGGGTACGCCCGGTTTCTGCCGCACTACGTGGCCGCCCACCGGGCGATCTGA
- a CDS encoding CGNR zinc finger domain-containing protein, whose amino-acid sequence MDFDAYARTAVDLVNSPLADLDDLRALFHGDHVWMCDEVCDRDLAVFRRAGRRLRDVFEYGTTGRDADAVAELNSLLAAFPVQPRISGHDSNDWHMHVTGRGASVSAEYLAGAVWGLSVWLCEYGSARFGVCADARCGNVYLDTSSNCCRRFCSERCATRSHVAAHRARKRAAVEDKPLLPVS is encoded by the coding sequence GTGGACTTCGACGCCTACGCGCGGACCGCAGTTGATCTGGTCAACTCCCCGTTGGCTGACCTCGACGACCTGAGGGCGCTGTTCCACGGCGACCACGTCTGGATGTGCGACGAGGTCTGTGACCGCGACCTGGCGGTGTTCCGGCGGGCCGGTAGACGCCTGCGGGACGTCTTCGAGTACGGCACCACCGGGCGCGACGCCGACGCGGTCGCCGAGCTCAACTCGCTGCTCGCTGCGTTTCCGGTGCAGCCGCGAATCTCCGGCCACGACTCCAACGACTGGCACATGCACGTGACCGGCCGGGGCGCCTCGGTCAGCGCCGAGTATCTGGCCGGGGCGGTGTGGGGGCTGTCGGTCTGGCTGTGCGAGTACGGCAGTGCCCGGTTCGGTGTCTGCGCCGACGCCCGCTGCGGCAACGTCTACCTGGACACGTCGTCGAACTGCTGCCGGCGGTTCTGCTCCGAGCGCTGCGCCACCCGCTCGCACGTGGCCGCGCACCGGGCCCGCAAACGAGCCGCGGTCGAGGACAAGCCGCTGCTGCCGGTCAGCTGA
- a CDS encoding sugar phosphate isomerase/epimerase yields the protein MTSAVPVLLSSSSVFPEPTAAAFELAAALGYDGIEVMVWTDAVSQDAGALRGLAAHYGVPVLAVHAPCLLVTQRVWSSDPWERLRRSAVLAETLGAPTVVVHPPFSWQRDYARTFADGLRTLRDAHPQVRFAVENMFPVRMAGREFVPYQPGWDPTEVGYDAYTLDLSHCAASRADALALADAMGDRLEHVHLGDGSGLGRDEHLVPGRGNQPCGELLGALAGNAFQGAVAVEVATRGARSRTVREADLRESLAFARRHLAAVDGGSPGRSATADQPAS from the coding sequence GTGACCTCCGCGGTACCCGTGCTGCTCTCCAGTTCCTCGGTGTTCCCCGAGCCGACAGCGGCCGCCTTCGAGCTGGCCGCCGCGCTCGGCTACGACGGCATCGAGGTGATGGTCTGGACCGATGCGGTCAGCCAGGACGCCGGCGCGCTGCGCGGGCTCGCCGCGCACTACGGTGTGCCGGTACTCGCCGTGCACGCCCCCTGCCTGCTGGTCACCCAGCGGGTCTGGAGCTCCGACCCGTGGGAACGGCTGCGCCGCTCCGCCGTCCTGGCCGAGACGCTCGGCGCGCCGACCGTCGTGGTGCACCCACCGTTCAGCTGGCAACGCGACTACGCCCGTACCTTCGCGGACGGGCTGCGTACCCTGCGCGACGCCCACCCGCAGGTGCGGTTCGCGGTGGAGAACATGTTCCCGGTCCGGATGGCCGGCCGTGAGTTCGTCCCGTACCAGCCCGGCTGGGATCCGACCGAGGTCGGCTACGACGCGTACACCCTTGACCTGTCGCACTGCGCCGCGTCGCGGGCCGACGCGCTGGCCCTCGCCGACGCGATGGGCGACCGGCTGGAGCACGTGCACCTCGGCGACGGCAGCGGCCTCGGCCGCGACGAGCACCTGGTCCCCGGCCGGGGCAACCAGCCGTGCGGCGAGTTGCTCGGCGCGCTGGCCGGCAACGCCTTCCAGGGCGCGGTGGCGGTCGAGGTCGCCACCCGGGGCGCCCGCAGCCGTACGGTGCGCGAGGCCGACCTGCGCGAGTCGTTGGCGTTCGCCCGCCGGCACCTGGCCGCCGTCGACGGCGGCAGCCCCGGCCGGTCGGCGACCGCCGACCAGCCGGCCAGCTGA
- a CDS encoding response regulator transcription factor, with the protein MARVLVVEDEESFSDALSYMLRKEGFEVSVAPTGTDALTEFDRTGADIVLLDLMLPEMSGTEVCRELRQRSRVPIIMVTARDSEIDKVVGLEIGADDYVTKPYSPRELVARIRAVLRRQSTEVIEPSTATLTAGPVRMDVERHVVTVDGDSVQLPLKEFELLELLLRNAGRVLTRGQLIDRVWGADYVGDTKTLDVHVKRLRSKIEPEPSAPRFIVTVRGLGYKFES; encoded by the coding sequence GTGGCCCGGGTACTCGTGGTGGAGGACGAGGAGTCCTTCTCCGACGCGCTCTCCTACATGCTGCGCAAAGAGGGTTTCGAGGTGTCGGTGGCACCGACCGGCACCGACGCGCTCACCGAGTTCGACCGTACCGGAGCGGACATCGTGCTGCTCGACCTGATGCTGCCCGAGATGTCCGGCACCGAGGTCTGCCGTGAACTGCGGCAACGTTCCCGGGTGCCGATCATCATGGTGACCGCCCGGGACAGCGAGATCGACAAGGTGGTGGGCCTGGAGATCGGCGCCGACGACTACGTCACCAAGCCGTACTCGCCGCGGGAGCTGGTCGCCCGGATCCGGGCGGTGCTGCGCCGGCAGAGCACCGAGGTGATCGAGCCGTCCACCGCGACGCTGACCGCCGGACCGGTCCGGATGGATGTCGAGCGGCACGTGGTGACCGTCGACGGTGACTCGGTCCAGCTGCCGCTGAAGGAGTTCGAGCTGCTCGAGCTGCTGCTGCGCAACGCCGGCCGGGTGCTCACCCGGGGGCAGCTGATCGACCGGGTGTGGGGTGCCGACTACGTCGGTGACACCAAGACCCTCGACGTGCACGTCAAGCGGCTGCGTTCCAAGATCGAACCGGAGCCGTCGGCCCCGCGCTTCATCGTCACCGTGCGCGGGCTGGGCTACAAGTTCGAATCCTGA